GACAAAATATTACAAATAGACATAAAGAAGTTTACAACACGGTTTTAGATGGACAACTTCTTGGAATTAAAACGATTAAAGCTGGAATGTATACAGATGAAATTGACAAAGCTGTAAGAGATTTTTTTGAAAGCAAAAATTTAGGAGAATATTTTGGACATGGATTGGGACACGGAATTGGACTTGAAATTCATGAATTGCCGTATTTGTCTAAAGCTCAGCACTTAGAACTTGAAGAAAATATGATTGTGACTGTTGAACCTGGACTATATTTTGATGGATTTGGCGGAGTTAGAATCGAAGATGATGTCGTTGTAACTAAAGATGGTTGCAAAGTTTTGAATAAAAGTCAAAAAGAATTGATTATTATAGAATAATTTTTGTCAATTAAAAATACAAAAAAATTTAATAATGTGATATAATAATAAAAGTGTAAAATAATAAATTAATAAATTAATAAATAATAATAGAAGGAGAAAAGTAAAAAAAAGAATGAATAAGATTAAAAACATTGCAATTATTGCCCATGTCGACCATGGGAAAACTACGCTTGTGGATGCACTTTTAAAACAGGCTGGAACATTTGGAGAACACGAAAAAGTTGATGAAAGAGTGATGGATAGTGATGATTTGGAAAAAGAAAGAGGAATTACAATTTTTTCTAAAAATGCTTCATTTCACTATCAAGGATATAAAATAAATATCGTCGATACACCAGGACATGCGGATTTTGGTGGAGAAGTACAGAGAATATTAAAAATGGTTGACTCTGTTTTGCTTTTAGTTGATGCTTTTGAAGGAGTTATGCCGCAAACTAAATATGTATTAAAACAAGCACTAGAACACGGACTAAGACCAATTGTAGTTGTAAATAAAATTGACAGGCCAAATTCTGATCCTGACGCTGTTGTGGATTCGGTATTCGATTTATTTGTTGAACTTGGAGCAAACGACATACAACTAGATTTCCCTGTTGTCTACGCTTCAGCAAAAAATGGGTATGCTAAAATCGAGCTAGAAGATGAAAATAAAGATATGAAACCACTTTACGACATGATTATGAAACATGTTGAAGATCCTGAAGGAGACGCAGCTGAACCACTTCAAATGCTAATAACTAATACAGAATATGATGAATATGTCGGAAAACTTGGAACTGGAAGAATTTATAACGGAAAAATTTCTAAAAATGAAGAAGTTACTCTTATTAAGAGAAACGGAGATTTGGTAAATGGAAAAATTTCTAAAATTTATGGATATGACGGACTTAAAAAAATTGAAATGGAAGAAGCACTAGCTGGAGATATTGTGACAATTGCAGGAATTGATAAAATTGATATAGGAGAAACTGTTGCAGATAGAGAAAATCCTAAACCACTTCCATTGATTGACATTGATGAGCCAACACTTGCGATGACCTTTTTAGTAAACGATTCTCCTTTTGCTGGACAAGATGGAAAATTTGTAACTTCTAGAAATATTTTGGAGAGACTTCAAAAAGAAGTTAATCACAATGTAAGTATGCGTCTTGAAATGACGGATTCTCCTGATGCGTTTATCGTAAAAGGTAGAGGTGAATTGCAATTATCTATTTTATTGGAAAATATGAGAAGAGAAGGTTATGAAGTAGCCGTTTCAAAACCAGAAGTTATTTACAAAGAAAAAAATGGTAAAAAAATGGAGCCGATTGAACTTGCTATAATTGATGTTGCTGACGAATTTGTCGGAGTTGTTATTGAAAAACTTGGACTTCGTAAAGGGGAAATGGTAAATATGAATCAAGGAACTGACGGTTATACAAGACTTGAATTTAAAGTACCGTCAAGAGGACTTATCGGATTTACAAATGAATTTTTGACTGAAACAAGAGGAACTGGAATTTTAAACCATTCATTCTTTGACTATGAACCTTTCAAAGGGGAAGTTACAAGTAGACATCGTGGAGTTTTAATTGCGATGGAACCTGGAACAAGTTTAGGTTATGCGCTAAATAATCTTCAAGCAAGAGGTACTCTATTTATTGGGCCTGGTGTAGAAGTTTATGAAGGAATGATTGTTGGAGAACATTCAAGAGAAAATGACTTAGTTGTAAATGTCTGCAAAGGTAAAAAACTTACAAATATGAGGGCTGCTGGAAGTGACGACGCCGTGAAATTAGCGCCACCAAAAGAATTTACTCTTGAATTAGCTCTTGAATACATCGAAACTGACGAACTTGTGGAAATTACTCCAAATTCAATAAGACTTAGAAAAAAATATTTGAAAGCCAATGACAGAAAGAAATTTGAAAATGGGACAACAAGCAGAGTTTAAAAATATTTTGTATTTATAAAAAATTTACAAAAAAGAGAATAAAAAATTTATTCTCTTTTTTTATTTTTTATTTTAATATTTTTAAAATATCCTCAACAATTTGTTCTTTCGTAAGTCTATTTTCCTCAAAAAATACATCATAAGGAACTTCATCAGTAAATTCTTTTTTAGCACCTACATTAAGCACTTTCATGTCAGAAGTGCCATAGAAACTAGAAATTTTCGTTCCAAATCCACCTTCTTTTTGACCACTTTCCAATGTAACTACCAATTTATGATTTTGTTTTAATTCATTCAATAAAGAAATCCATCTTTTCTCCCTGGTGAACTACTCCCACTTTTAGAAGCGGGAGCTTCTTGGGAAGTATCTGCTTTTGTTAGCCAAATATATTTACCAAGCTCTTCGGGTAGTTCCTACCCTGTCTTTTTATTTCCTAATATTTCAAAATCTCTTTTCCAATGTTTTTTATATTCAGTGCCGCATTATAATCTCTATCAATTTCAATTCCACAGCACTCACATCTATAACTTCTTTCTGATAATTTCAGTTCCTCTTTAACATTTCCACATCCACTACAAGTTTTTGATGACGGAAACCACTTATCTATCTTCAAAAATTGTTTCCCTAAAAACATCAGTTTATACTCAAGCATTCTCAAAAACA
This genomic stretch from Leptotrichia sp. oral taxon 218 harbors:
- the typA gene encoding translational GTPase TypA, with amino-acid sequence MNKIKNIAIIAHVDHGKTTLVDALLKQAGTFGEHEKVDERVMDSDDLEKERGITIFSKNASFHYQGYKINIVDTPGHADFGGEVQRILKMVDSVLLLVDAFEGVMPQTKYVLKQALEHGLRPIVVVNKIDRPNSDPDAVVDSVFDLFVELGANDIQLDFPVVYASAKNGYAKIELEDENKDMKPLYDMIMKHVEDPEGDAAEPLQMLITNTEYDEYVGKLGTGRIYNGKISKNEEVTLIKRNGDLVNGKISKIYGYDGLKKIEMEEALAGDIVTIAGIDKIDIGETVADRENPKPLPLIDIDEPTLAMTFLVNDSPFAGQDGKFVTSRNILERLQKEVNHNVSMRLEMTDSPDAFIVKGRGELQLSILLENMRREGYEVAVSKPEVIYKEKNGKKMEPIELAIIDVADEFVGVVIEKLGLRKGEMVNMNQGTDGYTRLEFKVPSRGLIGFTNEFLTETRGTGILNHSFFDYEPFKGEVTSRHRGVLIAMEPGTSLGYALNNLQARGTLFIGPGVEVYEGMIVGEHSRENDLVVNVCKGKKLTNMRAAGSDDAVKLAPPKEFTLELALEYIETDELVEITPNSIRLRKKYLKANDRKKFENGTTSRV